attttcaattaaacgcAAAATAACTGATCAATTATCAATTCATGAATGATAAGCTTTCTAATCAGTATAAAGTCTAAAGtaatttgctttcaattaaaCGTTTCACATAATCTCATTATTGCAATTTCGTTATTGTATAATACATCTCATTAGCCTCTCTTAACAATTGCAATATATGATAACTATAAGATtctaattttatatagaaacTTCTTTAATTATAATCTCATTAACGTCATAatataatttccatttcattcagAAATTGCCATACTGGATTGATCCCATATGGAGTAATCCATTGGAGGAGCCAAAGCAGAATTTGCTCAACATTCGTTTGCCGGAACTGAAGGCATTCAATGTGCTGCCAATGTTTCTATCGCCTTATACCATATCGAAGCACAAGAACATGAAGCGGCAATTGTTCGATTTCGATAATCACGATCGCAAGATAGTCTAAAGTTAAGACCGCTATAAGGAAACAGAttaaaatagagagagagctcCCGGTGAGCTGAAATAATGttataaattgatttcatttctaCACAAACCGTATTAAATCTTTATAAGTTTCGTCTAGTTGTAAGCGCCTTTTGTTAAAGccaatttataaattccacaaacaacatttatacttactatataaggtattatattttttttttataaattgttaaacgAACCAATCGCAATtaagaaacaagaacaacattttgtatttagttgtAAGCAAAAACCTGTTGAGTCTACAaagaaaaagagcaaaagaagggaaacttattattatttctttcatATGCTTgtgaattttcatttatcccttgtttgtttatacacatatcaaataaatcaattgttttgtaaaaatattcttttaaaaattgGGCGCCACAAGCCGGAAGAAAGCATTTGCCAGCTCGATGCCAAAAAAGGTCGCAGCATTGGCTGGGAAGGCGCGAATTATAACAGGTGTGAAGCCCCtaaaaagatatattttaattatttgtaattaattgcaatcaaTTGAGTTACCGATAAAGGGCTGTAATCCCTTCATGCTTCAAGAGATCTACAAATACGGCTCGAACTCCATTGAATTTCCCCTCAGGAGCTGtcaataagaatatatatcaaatatagaaaatatattggGGATTCCGCCGGGCTCACCGGTCTGTAGTCGACTCTTTAAGACATCGGCTGGCATGCCTCCAATCCAATAAAAAACACCCGCCAATCCGCCAGCGAAAATTGCGGGTATTAGGTCCACATTGGGGCGATTATAGCGTCTTTTGTACTCGTCAGTTAGCATCTCATAGGCCATAAAGTATAGTCCATTGGCAGGCACATCTATGTAGTAAATATATTGCATAACTTTAATTGGCATGTAAATACTTTGAGATTATTGTGTCAAAATTGCTGCGTCGCAATAACGCGAGATTACGATTTTCATCCGACTTTGTGTCGCTATCgattaaatcaaaattcagAGCAAGTATTATATAATCATTTAGAGAAAAAAATCAATCCGCGACACGGCAGCagttaaatcaaaaataattaaaatcaaatggaATGTACCTCAAATCTTGACTGCAGCTGTGAAACTCAAACTGTGCAATGCACTGCTCTCCAGCAGTAGCTCTCAAACTTAACCGCTGAAAATACACTGCTTGCGCAAGATGCGACTGCACTGCTTGCACCTTTGCACTGCAATACAGTGCTACCAAAATGGCATGTACATATGAGTTTCAAACTGTATTCATAAATGCACGTCCTCACTTTGATAACAAAGAAACTCAAACGAGAAAAAATCACTTagttgtataaaaaatatgtatttattttggttttcgACTTTTCTACACTTAACGCAAACATGTGAATAAAATCATTGCACTTCCTGGGATAAAAGAAACTACAATTAACAAGCGAATCAGCTTCAACTAGAAGTTGGGAGTGAAATAGTTAAAGAACTTGTTGGCCAACTCAATGCCAAAGAAGCAGGCGGCATTCGCGGGGAAGGCACGAATCATAATGGGCGTGACGCCGCGATACAAAGCCAATGGACCATCCTTAACAATCAGATCCTTAAACACGCTGCGCACTCCGTGCTTATAAGTTCCCTCGGgtgctgcaaaaaaaaaagttgtgtaCAATGAAAATCTATGTGAGTACTTGCTATAACAAGTAGAGCATACCCGACTGCAGACGACTCTTGAGCACATCAGCTGGCATGCCAAGAATCCAGTAGGCCATGCCCGCTGCTCCGCCTGCGAATATCGTGGAGGCAGTATTAATTTCACCGGTCTTCGACTGCGCCTTGGCCACATCCTGAATGTACTCGTAGACCAGGAAGTACAGACCATTAGCAGGCAGATCTGTGGatagaaaatgtataatattagATGTGAGAAagtacaatattaaaatataattaattagcTACTATAACTACTTAATTCAACTACTTAAACTACAAGAGACTTTTAAGTTTTACTcactttttaaaaacttttctcttgatattatttattgcttcTTACTTgcttgttaattaaaattcttgatTTGCTGGCACTCTGATATGCCCCAACTATGCGATACGCGCACTGTGAGAAAATCATTTCTATATAAACAAATCCGAGTAGCGCAAAGCGGCAACTTCAACGAAGCCGTAATCATCttgtttattgttaaataGTAAGGCCTAATGaactatatatacacatgcaagtaatcataatcatttcaattgcatGTGCTCAACAACCAAATACCCTGTACTAAGTATGGAACACTCACATCTAAACATAATATCAGTTATTAACGTAAGTATGCAAAGAAATTGCAAGTTACTCAGAACAAGCAACGAgcgctagatggcgctattACCGCACTagataaaatgtattttagaaTAACtcatttgtagtattttaatttacagcTTTATgaatagcaaaaatatataaaagaaaaatctagaaaatataaaataaataaattatttaaatctgTAATATATGCAAACAAACTTCGTATTCAAATGCAGattaaaaatagataaacGCCACAACATCAATTTCCCACATTATGTTTAAACCCATTTCGGACACGATCAAAGACTACAGGTCATCAACTTGATGTGGAGCGatgaaaacataaacaagTTACAATGGGTAAATAAGTATAAACAgcgaaaaacatttaaatattaatgtggaataaaataacaaaaaacgtCAGAAAAACAAGTTtggaaataaaatagtaataaatagtcattataaataaatacagtgTACTGCTAtgcaatttattcaaatatataattataataaatgataTGGAATTGATATCGAGAAAATTCTTAACAGGTTTTTACTGTTTTACAATGCGCAGTTTTCAAAATGAAGTTGGAAATAGAAATATCGAGATTTGTATtctaattgtaatttgtaattaaaccGAAATCTATATCAAAAATAGACTTTtgcaacatacacacataaaatatacaatcgAGGCGACCTTGTGCCCAATGGTCTCTTGCCATGTGgacaaataaaaagtttttaaagcgACGCCCACTGCAGGCAGTCGGAGACGCCAGCCTCTATAgtaataacataataattgTGATCGTACTATACTGAAACTTTGACTTTATCGGAGGATGTCACTATCAGAAATTCCATTTCCTTTATGAAACACAAGGGAGATGAAGGGAACAGCAGAACAgagcagaacagaacagagcaaagcaaagagcacaacaagcaacaagttGTATGAAGATCTGAGTTCAACTTGTTCGTTAAATGCTGATTTCAGTCGCAGTTGAGTGGGAACCATGGAACAGAGTTTTAGTGTATGAATGGAATCCGAGGCAAGCGTGCCTGCTTGAATCACAAAATCAACACgcgacatcgacatcgcaGCGGAAGCGCAATTGGCTTCATTGCAAACGATAAGAGTTATCGATAAGGATTATGCAGCTGATCGCACTGATTATTACGCTGCTCTTGCTAGTGAGTTAATGAGGTTAATTTCAAGGAATCATCCCAGCTAAATGCCACATTATCATCATTAACTTAGGCACATGCCAAGGCACAGCTGCAACTCGACTCAGATGCAGAGCTTCTTCCTGGCAGCGATGTCGAAGCAGACAGCCAACCCGAACCAATTGCCGAGCAGGACAGATCCAACTGCCCCTCGAGCTGCAGCTGTCAATATGCTGCCTACAATGAGCTGCCCATTGCACGTTGGATCAATCACATGACCAGCAGCGATAATGATGCAGATTCCACGTTGGAAGATACAGATTTTCTTATGCTTTCCAAGATTAAATTGGCCACGTGCCTGTTGCAGGATGAGCACGAGACGCAGGAATTGTTTAACGCTCTGCCGTTGGATTTGCAAGCTTTGATACTGTTGCATGGAGGCAACGCGGAAAGCCAGTTGACAAGTAAGTTCCAACTATAAAACATACTTTTAATGTGCTTTCAGTTCAAGCAGTGTGGAATAATGACAGTCTTAATGATAAACGGAGCTTATGTAgttgaaaaatgttgaagatttattaaataaccTTTCCTTTGATTCATCAAAAGCCTTTTAACTATacaagtttaatttattttggtgAAAAGGAAAAAGGCTAAAGCTTTTAGAAAGCTCGATGTAAAGTTCATTAAAGCTTCTTTAACCAACATTTATGAATGTTGATCAATAGTTTTCATAAGATATTCAACAACTTTAATTCAAAGAAGCTATGAGTAATTTAGGACAATCATCAGTCTTGTCATACTACACAGATATTTGTCAAAAGTAAATGCGCTTTTTATAACTGCAGTTTTATGGGAAAAAAGATACACTTCAGAAGAAATAAAAGAGATTGAATGAATGTACTGAAAACGTGAATCAAGCGCTTTAGCAAATCTATTTTAGGCAGAATTTATTGGAACAATAAAGTGAATAACTGAAGTTGcattctcatttttattgcagtgAATACGAGCAGTCTGCGTGGCCTGAATCAGCTAATGACGCTGGAAATACGAGGCAATGGCATTACAACGCTGATTATCGACGAACCGCTTGAGTTTCTACAGCACGCCAACTTCGAGGCACTGCGATTGCAGGCCAGCGATCGTCTGAAGCGACCCAAGTACTCCAAGCTGCCCAGCGATGATTACGAATACAAGCCGCCGCGTGATGTGGCCGCCAACGAGGTGACGCCCAAGTATGAGCTGCAATTCGAGTCGGATGACGTCGTCGAGATCATGAGCTATGAGCAGCATGTGGAGCGTTTGAAGCAGACTCGCATGCCCAGCTTCTATGGCTGGAGTCGCCTCGAAGTATTGCGCATTCACAGCTGCAACTTCAACGAGCTGCACTGGCAAATGTTCGATGGCCTCACGCAGCTTCATCATCTCAGCCTGGAACGCAATGGCATCGAGGAGTTGCAGCCATTTGCCTTCAGTGGAGCACCGCACTTAAGAAGTCTCTCATTGGCTCACAATGCAGTGGCACGCTTGTATTATCTAGGATTGGCTGGCTTGCTGGAACTGGAGACGCTCAATCTCTCCGACAATCGGCTGGAACGCTTGAGTGAATCAAGTTTTCCACCGTTGCCACATCTGCTCAAAGCAGATCTGCGACAGAATCCAATTATGTACATTTTACCCGCCACATTTTGGGTGATGAATGACACACGAGAGTTGCAGCTGGGCAGTGAGTTGGCTGCTTTGGAGCTGCGCAGCTGGAATAGCTATGGACAGTTTGATTCGCTGCACAAGCTGCGCACACTCAGACTGGGCAATGTAAGCACCGCCAGCCTGGAGCAAGGGGTCTTTAAGGTGCGTATAGATAACAGTGTTATTTCTGCTAATTAGAGAGTAAAAGAATAGCTGTCTTTCTGCTTGATAGTCCGATTGAATAACTAGTTCTCAGTTATCATAAAAGATAAAGCttctaaatttgtttgtaGTGTTAATACAGTTGGCATGCAGTAAGTGTTCGCTTTGGAAATTTGTACTTCCGCTTTTACAAATCTAAATCAAAGCTACAATTATAAGCCAAGAGAGTTCACATTCGGAATACATATTAAAAGGTATCATATaaatgatttctgaaaatctGCTGACGATTAGATAATAATCTTGGCAGTTATGATCTTAACAGTTAAAAACTTAACAGAATGAAAGGATATAGTTAACATTAGCCGGTTATCTCTGTTAAATGTAACACCTCTGTAAGTTAACATACGAAGTGTTCTGTTAGGTAACAGTTTCATCACGCAACTGCAATGTTAATACTACAGTTTTAGATGTACTGAAGATATCAATAGGTGgcaatttgaatattgttttcaCTAAAAATGTATCTAGCGAGTACTTCAAAGTGTAATTTAACACTCTCGAGTGTAACTTTATcacttttaatattcattaacTGAATTATCATTCCCTCCTTTCAGGGTCTTCATGCTGTGGAGCAGCTGACACTGCGTGGCAACATTCTCAGCGTGCAGTTTGACGCTTTTGCCGGTATGGAGCAGCTGCGTGAGCTGGATATGAGTCACTGCGGCATTACGGAGCTATCGATGGATGCATTCATGGGTgccaagcagctgcagctgctcaacTTGTCGCACAACAATCTGACACATGTGCCCAATGGATTGCTCGATGAGCAGACGCAACTGGAGATGGTGCAACTGCAAAACAATCAATTGACCACATTGCCCACGAGTTTCTTTCTGCAGCCGCGTTTGCGTGTCGCACGCCTCGATCAGAATCCCTGGCAATGCAGCTGTGACATGAGCAACTGGAAGCCACGCATGACCAACACCATTCGACTGCCCAGCGTGAGGAGTTGTGTGCGCGATTTGAATGGCCAGGAGATCTTGTGTCGTCATGTCGTGGGCTATGAGACAGACAAGAATCTGGTGCCACGTTGTGCCAATCACAATGGACGCAGTGTTTACTATGTGCTGCGCAAGCAGCTTCATTGCGGCGCCACTCGCATCTTTGGCCACTCGAAGGGATCGAGCACACGCGGCTTGCCGCATTGGCGAAAAATcgaattgcaacagcaacagcaacggcaacagcagaagcCAAAACAGAAGAGAAAGCAGCACAAGAAGCCACGCAAATCACATGGCTCGCAACGCAACAGCTTACATTTTGTGCTCAGCCATCAAAAGGAGccacagcagaagcaacagcaacagcagcagcatgaggCATCTCTGTCACAGGAAATGTCCAATGAGATTTAACAGGCGCACTCGCAAATACCATTTGTAGTTTAGTTCTAAGTTTCATATGTACTAATTGCTTAATGAATGTTTAATATGCCaagttaattaataaagaattACGCTTAGACTGATAACGAGAATGCAAAGCTTAATCAAAGTTTTTCCAGACAAGCCTTGGCAACTATTCTAGAATACTATAAATGTTGAAACATTTAACTTTAGTGTTCTACAgaattttttatacattcaaGAGGACCAAGGCACGCAATCCAAATCCATATATAATATCAATTGGATTGTTTTTATGCAGCTACCCCAAAAAAGTTGTATGTCTATACTTTCGATTAAAGAGAAGAATATGAATTAAactaacaaaataacaacttTAAATCAACTACTTTCAAGTAAAATTAGGCTAATGAatatagatttaaaatatttcagtaacaatttcaatttatccaATTGAAACAAGGAAGATTAGTTATATACAAAtgacaaataaatagatttaaattaaataatctatttaataaaaataaatacaaagaaaataaatgaaacaaactATCCTATTGATCATCATATTATTTAGAGTATCTCATATTATTTGCAGTTTTTCCTTCATCACTAACTTTAACCTTTCTTAcgcattaaaattgtattgaaaacATTTGTTCAACTTACCCCTGAGCATTGTGGCACAGCTGCCCTTGAAGACGCTGCGCAGACCGCCTTCCTTGTACAGCTTCTTGGCGCAATCAATCATGCCCGTGTACTTCTTTTCGCCATTGGGCCCCGTGCCCTGTGTTTGCAGCAGCACCTTGATGCGCTCTCCCGGCGCCATGATGAACGTGGAGAAGAGGCCGGAGAAAGAGCCGGCAACAAAGATTTGTGAGTATGTGAGCTTGGCATCCTCGCCGCGCTGCTGCAGTCGCTTGCCAACGGCATAACCAGCAAAGCACATGGCAAATATGGGCGCCACACCGGTCAAAGGTGCTGACATGCCTCTGTAAAGTCCTCGCACGCCTTCCTGACGAATTGTCTTGGCAGCGCAGTCGAAGGTGCCAGTGTACATCGGTTTCTCTCCTGGTGGAGGACGTGGCATGGTTTGCAGGCGCACCTAAAAGGAATAGATTTATTAAACAAAGTACAGAAATGTTAAAGCAAGCTATCTTACCTTAATGGTATCCAAGGGATGGCCGGAGAGCACATTGCAAATGCCGCCAAATCCGCCAGTGATGAAGGATTTAACTGGATTTGCTTTGCGCTCGGCTGGAGCATTCTCAATCTTGTCAGCAACTGCCATGattacaattaacaattatGTGCAACTGCAAGAAAAGCAAAGGTTATTAGataacaacaagtaagaaagctacagacaAGTATTCACTTTAATAGactctttaaaattttttattgagactaaatatttaattttaataacataaatataaaaggaaATAGTGAATCTAACATAACATTATTCATGGAGTACCAGCAAcgaattgattttaatatattacaaGTTCTGGCTTCGAATTTTCTATTGGCTTTTATATCTTAATATCTTCTATAAGTGAATATGAAACTCTAggtatttctatttaattatgttagaagtcaatattaaaattgtaaaattaaatcgaGCAGGATACCGAACTACAGAAATAAATCCAATTAGTTTGGTGCATCCGCTAATGAATCAGTATCCagaatatgtatttatacacTTTACGTATCTTATTCTGACCATTTCGATTTCAACAAACCCAATAGACCCTCTTTCAGTTGTTTTGCAAAGTCAAGGGTccaaaagcaaacattttgtcATTTTGTCTACTGACCCGCTGAACTACTTAGATTATAATATATTCCAAtcgttaaataaaatatgactccctcataaatatgtaaaaacgTTAAAATTGCGTTAACCCCTCTTTGGAGTTTGCACCTTGCCCATAGACGCTTTTGTCTAATCTGAGTCTAGCGAAGCTGATAAGGATTAGCACAAAGTGCGTCGAGTGTTACGCCATCGTCGCTGAAGTCAAAGGATTCTCTTTCTCACCTGTTtgagcaaattaaaattaacgtTGTCGTGGCGCAGCTTCCAATGGcagtgaaagagagagtgagagggagagcgacTCTGCAGTGGAACCTGTTGCTTGTCTATCTAAACTTTTGGCTTCAAGGGCGACAGCGTCTGCGAAATTGAACGAGTTTCAATGCGTTATcaacaatcacacacacacacagattgcCACAACTTTTGGCATTTCGCGAAGACAGGAACTCGttaatgtttttatgttaCGTACCAcgggaaattcaatttgagtaTTGACTTTTTCTTTGCTGCATTGCCGGCAACACAAACAGAGCGAGGGGTTCAAAGTCCGTTATCGCTGAACGCTAGCCACTGTCAATTTTGACATCAGCAATCTGTTAGCCAGAGAAGTACAGCTGATTGTGAGAATTTTCGACGACAGCTTTTGTTTACAGtcttatcaataaa
This window of the Drosophila albomicans strain 15112-1751.03 chromosome 2L, ASM965048v2, whole genome shotgun sequence genome carries:
- the LOC117565706 gene encoding congested-like trachea protein isoform X1, which codes for MAVADKIENAPAERKANPVKSFITGGFGGICNVLSGHPLDTIKVRLQTMPRPPPGEKPMYTGTFDCAAKTIRQEGVRGLYRGMSAPLTGVAPIFAMCFAGYAVGKRLQQRGEDAKLTYSQIFVAGSFSGLFSTFIMAPGERIKVLLQTQGTGPNGEKKYTGMIDCAKKLYKEGGLRSVFKGSCATMLRDLPANGLYFLVYEYIQDVAKAQSKTGEINTASTIFAGGAAGMAYWILGMPADVLKSRLQSAPEGTYKHGVRSVFKDLIVKDGPLALYRGVTPIMIRAFPANAACFFGIELANKFFNYFTPNF
- the LOC117565706 gene encoding congested-like trachea protein isoform X3, which codes for MAVADKIENAPAERKANPVKSFITGGFGGICNVLSGHPLDTIKVRLQTMPRPPPGEKPMYTGTFDCAAKTIRQEGVRGLYRGMSAPLTGVAPIFAMCFAGYAVGKRLQQRGEDAKLTYSQIFVAGSFSGLFSTFIMAPGERIKVLLQTQGTGPNGEKKYTGMIDCAKKLYKEGGLRSVFKGSCATMLRVRVSHSWGISECQQIKNFN
- the LOC117565675 gene encoding carboxypeptidase N subunit 2-like, which codes for MQLIALIITLLLLAHAKAQLQLDSDAELLPGSDVEADSQPEPIAEQDRSNCPSSCSCQYAAYNELPIARWINHMTSSDNDADSTLEDTDFLMLSKIKLATCLLQDEHETQELFNALPLDLQALILLHGGNAESQLTMNTSSLRGLNQLMTLEIRGNGITTLIIDEPLEFLQHANFEALRLQASDRLKRPKYSKLPSDDYEYKPPRDVAANEVTPKYELQFESDDVVEIMSYEQHVERLKQTRMPSFYGWSRLEVLRIHSCNFNELHWQMFDGLTQLHHLSLERNGIEELQPFAFSGAPHLRSLSLAHNAVARLYYLGLAGLLELETLNLSDNRLERLSESSFPPLPHLLKADLRQNPIMYILPATFWVMNDTRELQLGSELAALELRSWNSYGQFDSLHKLRTLRLGNVSTASLEQGVFKGLHAVEQLTLRGNILSVQFDAFAGMEQLRELDMSHCGITELSMDAFMGAKQLQLLNLSHNNLTHVPNGLLDEQTQLEMVQLQNNQLTTLPTSFFLQPRLRVARLDQNPWQCSCDMSNWKPRMTNTIRLPSVRSCVRDLNGQEILCRHVVGYETDKNLVPRCANHNGRSVYYVLRKQLHCGATRIFGHSKGSSTRGLPHWRKIELQQQQQRQQQKPKQKRKQHKKPRKSHGSQRNSLHFVLSHQKEPQQKQQQQQQHEASLSQEMSNEI
- the LOC117565706 gene encoding congested-like trachea protein isoform X2, translated to MAVADKIENAPAERKANPVKSFITGGFGGICNVLSGHPLDTIKVRLQTMPRPPPGEKPMYTGTFDCAAKTIRQEGVRGLYRGMSAPLTGVAPIFAMCFAGYAVGKRLQQRGEDAKLTYSQIFVAGSFSGLFSTFIMAPGERIKVLLQTQGTGPNGEKKYTGMIDCAKKLYKEGGLRSVFKGSCATMLRDVPANGLYFMAYEMLTDEYKRRYNRPNVDLIPAIFAGGLAGVFYWIGGMPADVLKSRLQTAPEGKFNGVRAVFVDLLKHEGITALYRGFTPVIIRAFPANAATFFGIELANAFFRLVAPNF